The Calditerrivibrio sp. genomic interval AGATTTTGACTCATTCAAAAATTCTCTTGTATCTTTATTTTCATCGATACCTTATAATAATTACACAAACAGTTATCTATCAAACTATGAGGGGTTTTATGCGAGTATTGTTTATGTATATTTACAGAGTCTTGGATTTGAGATAATAGGTGAGGATGTGACAAACGTAGGTAGGATAGATCTGACCTTGAAGATGCCAAACGCTATTTACATCATCGAATTTAAGGTAGATACGAAGGATGCCTTAGCTCAGCTAAAGGAAAAAAGATACTACGAAAAATATCTAAACCTAAATAAACCGATATACCTTGTGGGTATAGAGTTTGACTCAAAAATAAAAAACATAGCCAGATTAGAGTGGGAAAAGATATCAAACTAATTGTCTTTCTTAACATCTCCATTAGACAACTTGACCTTGAGAATCTTATATAAAACTCCTTAATGCTTGCATATACTTACACAATCTTTTAAAAATTAGCCATTTTTAATAAGAATTATGACTTTATACAAACTACACAATCAAAAGTTGCAGTAACTTTTAAACAAACAATTTCCTATTGAAATTTATTAAATTAAGACTATAATTCACATGTTCTTGAATTAAAAATCTATGAGGTGCTTATGTTAAAGAGGTATCTCCTCTCACCAGGTCCTACTCCTGTACCAGAGAGGGTTTTGCTTGATATGGCTATGCCCATGATACACCATAGAACAAGTGAATTTTCAAAGATATTCGGTGAAGTAAGAGAAGGATTAAAACCTATTTTTGGCACAAAACAGGATATTCTACTCCTTGCTGGTAGTGGTACTGCAGCTATGGAAGCCGCAGTTGTAAATACTTTAAATGAAGGTGACAAAGTACTTGTTGTAAATGCTGGTAAATTTGGGAAAAGGTGGGTTGAAATTGCTTCAGCCTTTAAATTAGATGTTTTAACCATCGATCTCGAGTGGGGCAGATCAGTAAAACCAGAACAGGTGGAATCAAAACTCATTGCATACCCAGAAATCAAAGCTGTACTGATCCAAGCAAGTGAAACCTCCACAACAGCATACCATCCCATCGAAGAGATAGCAAAAATAGTATCCCTTAGGGATGAGACATTATTTATTGTTGATGGCATTACTTCTGTAGGTGTGTATGAAACAAAAATGGATGAATGGGGAATAGATATACTTATCACAGGATCCCAAAAGGCATTTATGCTCCCACCGGGACTTGCCATGATAGCACTTTCAGAAAAAGCATGGAGATTTGTAGAAAAATCGAGGCTTCCAAAGTTTTATCTTAATCTTAAAAAAGAGAAAAAATCCCAATCAGAAAATACCACTTCCTGGACTCCAGCAGTAAGTCTTATAATTGGCCTTAAATCTGTATTAGACTTGATGAACAAAGAGGGACTTTCAAATGTTTATAAAAGGCATGCCCTGTGTGCAGAAGCCACAAGAAAAGGGCTTATGTCAATGGGCTTTCAGCTTTTAGCAAAAGACATCCCATCAAACTCAGCTACAGGGATACTATTACCAGAGGGTTTTGACGGTGGGAAGTTTGTCAAAATGATGAGGGAAAATGCCGGTTTGGCCTTTGCAGGAGGACAAGATCACCTAAAAGGTAAAATCTTGCGCGTTTCTCATCTTGGTTACCATGATTTTTTTGACACAATCATAGCTCTTTCCTCCCTCGAAATGGGCTTTTTCAAATTTGGTCTACCTATAGAGTTAGGCTCGTCAGTAAAGGTTGCCGAAGAGATATTTAAAGATCATTTAGGGGTGTAGATGTCCTTTTCAGCCATAGACAGAGCCAAAAGTGTAAACAAGACGATCAACATAATATCAGAGATATTATCCCTTTATGGATACTCAGAAATATTTCTGCCAATATACGAATATTATGACATCCTCGCGGATAAGACCTTTAATTTCAGCGATGAAAATATTATTCGATTCATCGATAGGAACACAGGTAAATCATTAGTATTAAGGCCAGATTTTACACCACAGGTATGCAGAGTAGTAGCAAATTACCTCTCCGACATGCCTTTACCCATAAGACTTTCATATAGTGGTAGGATTTTTAGAAATGTTAGTGCTCACAAAGGGATCAAATCGGAAAAGTATCAAGTGGGTGGAGAAATCTTCGGATCAGATGAAAAAACCGGAGATCTCGAAATGTTACTTATCATCAAAAGGGTAATGAATAGACTAAACATTAAGGACTATAAGATTATCATAGGCGACAAAAAATTCTTAACTCTATTGACATCATACATAGAGTTGGACCCCTTTTTAAAGTTATTAGAAAAGAAAAACATGACAGAGATTGAACACTATTTAAATAAGCTAAAGGTTGATAAAACCATCTTTGAGCTTTTAAGTTATCTTCCTAATGCTTTTGGTGGAATTGATGTCATTGAAAGCATCAAAAGGTTATCTCTCTTTTCCGAACCTCTTTCCTGTAGAGTTGATTATATCATCAATCTTATAAATAGTTATGTATCAATCGGTGGAGAACAAGACAAAATCCTTTTCGATATTAGTGAAACAAGGGGACTAAACTACTACACAGGTATAAACTTTGATGTTGTTTCCGATACCTATGGACTTTTTTTAGGTGGTGGTGGTAGATACGATAATCTAATGCAAAAATTTGGCTATGATGTCCCCGCTGCTGGAGTTGCATTTAATATTGAAGAGATCTTAGAGATAACTGGACTTGATAAGTATATAAATGAAAATATCGTTGTAGTTGATGGTAGTAAAGGTTTGAGTTTTGCAGAAAAACTTAGGGACGAATCTGTAAAGGTGTTTTTCAAATAAAGAATATAAATCTAAGGAGCAATTTATGAGTTGTGTTGTTGTTTTGGGTGCCCAGTGGGGCGATGAAGGAAAAGGTAAGGTAGTGGATATTTATACGAAACAGGCTGATGTTGTTGTTAGATACTCAGGTGGACACAACGCAGGACATACTGTAGTTATCAATGGTGAAAAATATGTTTTACATCTTATCCCTTCCGGTATAATGCACAAAGATAAATATAATATAATAGCTAACGGAGTAGTTATCGATCCCCTTGCGCTTATCGAAGAAATGGAAGAACTAAAGAAAAAAGGGATCGATTTTACTGGTAGGCTTTTCATAAGCAAGAGGGCCCACCTGATAATGCCCTACCACAGAGCATTTGATAAGTTCAGTGAAAACAAAAAGGGAAGCAAAAAGATAGGTACCACTGGCAGAGGGATAGGACCATGTTATGCTGACAAAGCAGCAAGGGTAGGTATAAGGGTTTGTGACCTTTACGATAGTGAAGTGCTAAAGGAAAAAATCTTTCAAAATGTAGAAGAGGTTAATGAGATTGCATCCAAAGTATACAATATCGAAACACTTGATGCCCATCAGATATACGATGATTATCTCAAATATGCAGAGATACTTGCTCCTTTTATAGCAGAAACATCTTATCTTATTAATAAATTAGCAGAAGAAGGTAAAAAAATAATGATGGAAGGTGCTCAGGGAACACTTCTGGATGTGGATCATGGCACATTCCCATATGTAACTTCAAGCAATCCTACAACAGGTGGAGCGTTTACAGGTACTGGTCTATCACCTAAATACCTAACAAATGTCGTGGCTGTTACTAAAGCATATACCACCCGAGTTGGCAGTGGACCTTTCCCAACTGAGCTACACAATGAGATAGGAGAAAGACTTAGAAAAATTGGGAATGAATATGGTGCCACCACAGGTAGACCCCGCAGATGCGGTTGGCTTGATCTTGTAGCCATGAAATACTCAAAAATGCTCAACGGGATAGATTATATAGCCCTAACCAAACTAGACGTCTTAACAGGTATTGACCCCATAAAGGTTTGTGTAGGGTATGAGTATGGC includes:
- a CDS encoding alanine--glyoxylate aminotransferase family protein; amino-acid sequence: MLKRYLLSPGPTPVPERVLLDMAMPMIHHRTSEFSKIFGEVREGLKPIFGTKQDILLLAGSGTAAMEAAVVNTLNEGDKVLVVNAGKFGKRWVEIASAFKLDVLTIDLEWGRSVKPEQVESKLIAYPEIKAVLIQASETSTTAYHPIEEIAKIVSLRDETLFIVDGITSVGVYETKMDEWGIDILITGSQKAFMLPPGLAMIALSEKAWRFVEKSRLPKFYLNLKKEKKSQSENTTSWTPAVSLIIGLKSVLDLMNKEGLSNVYKRHALCAEATRKGLMSMGFQLLAKDIPSNSATGILLPEGFDGGKFVKMMRENAGLAFAGGQDHLKGKILRVSHLGYHDFFDTIIALSSLEMGFFKFGLPIELGSSVKVAEEIFKDHLGV
- a CDS encoding ATP phosphoribosyltransferase regulatory subunit, producing the protein MSFSAIDRAKSVNKTINIISEILSLYGYSEIFLPIYEYYDILADKTFNFSDENIIRFIDRNTGKSLVLRPDFTPQVCRVVANYLSDMPLPIRLSYSGRIFRNVSAHKGIKSEKYQVGGEIFGSDEKTGDLEMLLIIKRVMNRLNIKDYKIIIGDKKFLTLLTSYIELDPFLKLLEKKNMTEIEHYLNKLKVDKTIFELLSYLPNAFGGIDVIESIKRLSLFSEPLSCRVDYIINLINSYVSIGGEQDKILFDISETRGLNYYTGINFDVVSDTYGLFLGGGGRYDNLMQKFGYDVPAAGVAFNIEEILEITGLDKYINENIVVVDGSKGLSFAEKLRDESVKVFFK
- a CDS encoding adenylosuccinate synthase — protein: MSCVVVLGAQWGDEGKGKVVDIYTKQADVVVRYSGGHNAGHTVVINGEKYVLHLIPSGIMHKDKYNIIANGVVIDPLALIEEMEELKKKGIDFTGRLFISKRAHLIMPYHRAFDKFSENKKGSKKIGTTGRGIGPCYADKAARVGIRVCDLYDSEVLKEKIFQNVEEVNEIASKVYNIETLDAHQIYDDYLKYAEILAPFIAETSYLINKLAEEGKKIMMEGAQGTLLDVDHGTFPYVTSSNPTTGGAFTGTGLSPKYLTNVVAVTKAYTTRVGSGPFPTELHNEIGERLRKIGNEYGATTGRPRRCGWLDLVAMKYSKMLNGIDYIALTKLDVLTGIDPIKVCVGYEYGGKILETFPPEIKILENLTPVYREFPGWKEDISKVKVYDELPENAKKYLDFIKDFLGIKYALISVGTDRSETISLNEVF